One genomic window of Anoplolepis gracilipes chromosome 5, ASM4749672v1, whole genome shotgun sequence includes the following:
- the LOC140666216 gene encoding uncharacterized protein isoform X1: MVKLTEEMVVARTRTSDFSTLKKLNCWGTELTDVSILRKMPNVEILSLSINNISTLADFQYCHKLQDLFIRRNNIKDLNEICYLQGLPNLRNVWMGENPCAENKGYRLAVLRALPNLEKLDDKVVTPEEVQTAMAIGRPLIHPLEMGASPQSDVVTPEDGTIEDIEEPELEQRRRYSPSEIRNFFQRIFDEPPHFMIPSRTHQEYDPDRRNANYSASSSHHYSQNNQYAYELQNGQSKNQSKDDTMCTETRSNSETVATNTLEISKDYDDRPVVQRHNGDYDERRAYSEYGENEVSRIFTPTPLQRTQYTANELAEDRRNDKNNSSYDERTRVEYEDSPQLPTPQARKIASHHNEREDIAQGWVRHSEKEKCRTQFHYHRRPVTRNSNILSAVLCLVKELDYPSLEVVEMAVRNRMDELEE; encoded by the exons ATGGTGAAATTGACCGAAGAAATGGTCGTGGCTCGTACACGAACGTCTGACTTCTCCACTCTGAAGAAACTCAATTGCTG GGGAACAGAATTGACAGATGTTAGTATTCTAAGAAAGATGCCAAATGTAGAAATATTGTCATTAAG CATAAATAACATTAGTACGCTTGCTGATTTTCAATATTGCCACAAACTTCAGGATTTATTTATACGAAGAAACAACatcaaagatttaaatgaaatttgttATCTCCAAGGATTGCCTAATTTACGAAATGTGTGGATGGGTGAAAATCCATGTGCAGAGAACAAagg ATATCGATTAGCTGTATTGCGAGCTTTGCCAAATCTCGAGAAATTAGATGATAAAGTAGTAACACCTGAAGAAGTGCAAACTGCGATGGCAATAGGTCGACCTTTAATACATCCTCTCGAAATGGGTGCTTCTCCGCAATCAGATGTAGTAACTCCAGAG GATGGTACAATTGAAGATATTGAAGAACCTGAATTGGAACAACGTAGGAGATACAGTCCTTCTGAGATTCGG aatttttttcagagaatttttgaTGAACCACCACATTTTATGATCCCATCACGTACTCATCAAGAATATGACCCTGATAGAAGAAACGCAAATTATAGTGCGTCATCGTCTCATCATTACTCACAAAATAATCAGTATGCATATGAG CTACAAAATGGACAATCTAAGAATCAGAGCAAAGATGACACTATGTGTACAGAAACACGCAGCAACAGTGAGACTGTGGCCACTAACACTCTTGAAATATCCAAG GATTATGATGACAGACCAGTAGTACAACGACATAATGGGGATTACGATGAAAGGCGAGCTTACTCCGAATATGGTGAAAACGAAGTCTCTCGTATCTTTACACCAACACCATTACAACGTACACAATATACTGCCAATGAACTTGCAGAGGATAGAcgtaatgacaaaaataattctagCTATGATGAGAGAACAAGAGTAGAATACGAGGACTCCCCACAACTTCCGACACCGCAAGCAAGAAAAATAGCTTCTCATCATAATGAAAGG gAAGATATAGCTCAAGGTTGGGTGAGAcattcagaaaaagaaaaatgcagaACGCAATTTCATTATCATAGGCGGCCAGTAACGAGG aattcaaatatattatcagcTGTGCTATGTTTGGTCAAAGAGTTGGATTACCCAAGTTTAGAAGTGGTAGAAATGGCTGTTAGAAATCGAATGGATGAATTAGAAGAATGA
- the LOC140666216 gene encoding uncharacterized protein isoform X4, whose product MVKLTEEMVVARTRTSDFSTLKKLNCWGTELTDVSILRKMPNVEILSLSINNISTLADFQYCHKLQDLFIRRNNIKDLNEICYLQGLPNLRNVWMGENPCAENKGYRLAVLRALPNLEKLDDKVVTPEEVQTAMAIGRPLIHPLEMGASPQSDVVTPEDGTIEDIEEPELEQRRRYSPSEIRNFFQRIFDEPPHFMIPSRTHQEYDPDRRNANYSASSSHHYSQNNQYAYEDYDDRPVVQRHNGDYDERRAYSEYGENEVSRIFTPTPLQRTQYTANELAEDRRNDKNNSSYDERTRVEYEDSPQLPTPQARKIASHHNEREDIAQGWVRHSEKEKCRTQFHYHRRPVTRNSNILSAVLCLVKELDYPSLEVVEMAVRNRMDELEE is encoded by the exons ATGGTGAAATTGACCGAAGAAATGGTCGTGGCTCGTACACGAACGTCTGACTTCTCCACTCTGAAGAAACTCAATTGCTG GGGAACAGAATTGACAGATGTTAGTATTCTAAGAAAGATGCCAAATGTAGAAATATTGTCATTAAG CATAAATAACATTAGTACGCTTGCTGATTTTCAATATTGCCACAAACTTCAGGATTTATTTATACGAAGAAACAACatcaaagatttaaatgaaatttgttATCTCCAAGGATTGCCTAATTTACGAAATGTGTGGATGGGTGAAAATCCATGTGCAGAGAACAAagg ATATCGATTAGCTGTATTGCGAGCTTTGCCAAATCTCGAGAAATTAGATGATAAAGTAGTAACACCTGAAGAAGTGCAAACTGCGATGGCAATAGGTCGACCTTTAATACATCCTCTCGAAATGGGTGCTTCTCCGCAATCAGATGTAGTAACTCCAGAG GATGGTACAATTGAAGATATTGAAGAACCTGAATTGGAACAACGTAGGAGATACAGTCCTTCTGAGATTCGG aatttttttcagagaatttttgaTGAACCACCACATTTTATGATCCCATCACGTACTCATCAAGAATATGACCCTGATAGAAGAAACGCAAATTATAGTGCGTCATCGTCTCATCATTACTCACAAAATAATCAGTATGCATATGAG GATTATGATGACAGACCAGTAGTACAACGACATAATGGGGATTACGATGAAAGGCGAGCTTACTCCGAATATGGTGAAAACGAAGTCTCTCGTATCTTTACACCAACACCATTACAACGTACACAATATACTGCCAATGAACTTGCAGAGGATAGAcgtaatgacaaaaataattctagCTATGATGAGAGAACAAGAGTAGAATACGAGGACTCCCCACAACTTCCGACACCGCAAGCAAGAAAAATAGCTTCTCATCATAATGAAAGG gAAGATATAGCTCAAGGTTGGGTGAGAcattcagaaaaagaaaaatgcagaACGCAATTTCATTATCATAGGCGGCCAGTAACGAGG aattcaaatatattatcagcTGTGCTATGTTTGGTCAAAGAGTTGGATTACCCAAGTTTAGAAGTGGTAGAAATGGCTGTTAGAAATCGAATGGATGAATTAGAAGAATGA
- the LOC140666216 gene encoding uncharacterized protein isoform X2 — translation MVKLTEEMVVARTRTSDFSTLKKLNCWGTELTDVSILRKMPNVEILSLSINNISTLADFQYCHKLQDLFIRRNNIKDLNEICYLQGLPNLRNVWMGENPCAENKGYRLAVLRALPNLEKLDDKVVTPEEVQTAMAIGRPLIHPLEMGASPQSDVVTPEDGTIEDIEEPELEQRRRYSPSEIRRIFDEPPHFMIPSRTHQEYDPDRRNANYSASSSHHYSQNNQYAYELQNGQSKNQSKDDTMCTETRSNSETVATNTLEISKDYDDRPVVQRHNGDYDERRAYSEYGENEVSRIFTPTPLQRTQYTANELAEDRRNDKNNSSYDERTRVEYEDSPQLPTPQARKIASHHNEREDIAQGWVRHSEKEKCRTQFHYHRRPVTRNSNILSAVLCLVKELDYPSLEVVEMAVRNRMDELEE, via the exons ATGGTGAAATTGACCGAAGAAATGGTCGTGGCTCGTACACGAACGTCTGACTTCTCCACTCTGAAGAAACTCAATTGCTG GGGAACAGAATTGACAGATGTTAGTATTCTAAGAAAGATGCCAAATGTAGAAATATTGTCATTAAG CATAAATAACATTAGTACGCTTGCTGATTTTCAATATTGCCACAAACTTCAGGATTTATTTATACGAAGAAACAACatcaaagatttaaatgaaatttgttATCTCCAAGGATTGCCTAATTTACGAAATGTGTGGATGGGTGAAAATCCATGTGCAGAGAACAAagg ATATCGATTAGCTGTATTGCGAGCTTTGCCAAATCTCGAGAAATTAGATGATAAAGTAGTAACACCTGAAGAAGTGCAAACTGCGATGGCAATAGGTCGACCTTTAATACATCCTCTCGAAATGGGTGCTTCTCCGCAATCAGATGTAGTAACTCCAGAG GATGGTACAATTGAAGATATTGAAGAACCTGAATTGGAACAACGTAGGAGATACAGTCCTTCTGAGATTCGG agaatttttgaTGAACCACCACATTTTATGATCCCATCACGTACTCATCAAGAATATGACCCTGATAGAAGAAACGCAAATTATAGTGCGTCATCGTCTCATCATTACTCACAAAATAATCAGTATGCATATGAG CTACAAAATGGACAATCTAAGAATCAGAGCAAAGATGACACTATGTGTACAGAAACACGCAGCAACAGTGAGACTGTGGCCACTAACACTCTTGAAATATCCAAG GATTATGATGACAGACCAGTAGTACAACGACATAATGGGGATTACGATGAAAGGCGAGCTTACTCCGAATATGGTGAAAACGAAGTCTCTCGTATCTTTACACCAACACCATTACAACGTACACAATATACTGCCAATGAACTTGCAGAGGATAGAcgtaatgacaaaaataattctagCTATGATGAGAGAACAAGAGTAGAATACGAGGACTCCCCACAACTTCCGACACCGCAAGCAAGAAAAATAGCTTCTCATCATAATGAAAGG gAAGATATAGCTCAAGGTTGGGTGAGAcattcagaaaaagaaaaatgcagaACGCAATTTCATTATCATAGGCGGCCAGTAACGAGG aattcaaatatattatcagcTGTGCTATGTTTGGTCAAAGAGTTGGATTACCCAAGTTTAGAAGTGGTAGAAATGGCTGTTAGAAATCGAATGGATGAATTAGAAGAATGA
- the LOC140666216 gene encoding uncharacterized protein isoform X3: MVKLTEEMVVARTRTSDFSTLKKLNCWGTELTDVSILRKMPNVEILSLSINNISTLADFQYCHKLQDLFIRRNNIKDLNEICYLQGLPNLRNVWMGENPCAENKGYRLAVLRALPNLEKLDDKVVTPEEVQTAMAIGRPLIHPLEMGASPQSDVVTPERIFDEPPHFMIPSRTHQEYDPDRRNANYSASSSHHYSQNNQYAYELQNGQSKNQSKDDTMCTETRSNSETVATNTLEISKDYDDRPVVQRHNGDYDERRAYSEYGENEVSRIFTPTPLQRTQYTANELAEDRRNDKNNSSYDERTRVEYEDSPQLPTPQARKIASHHNEREDIAQGWVRHSEKEKCRTQFHYHRRPVTRNSNILSAVLCLVKELDYPSLEVVEMAVRNRMDELEE, from the exons ATGGTGAAATTGACCGAAGAAATGGTCGTGGCTCGTACACGAACGTCTGACTTCTCCACTCTGAAGAAACTCAATTGCTG GGGAACAGAATTGACAGATGTTAGTATTCTAAGAAAGATGCCAAATGTAGAAATATTGTCATTAAG CATAAATAACATTAGTACGCTTGCTGATTTTCAATATTGCCACAAACTTCAGGATTTATTTATACGAAGAAACAACatcaaagatttaaatgaaatttgttATCTCCAAGGATTGCCTAATTTACGAAATGTGTGGATGGGTGAAAATCCATGTGCAGAGAACAAagg ATATCGATTAGCTGTATTGCGAGCTTTGCCAAATCTCGAGAAATTAGATGATAAAGTAGTAACACCTGAAGAAGTGCAAACTGCGATGGCAATAGGTCGACCTTTAATACATCCTCTCGAAATGGGTGCTTCTCCGCAATCAGATGTAGTAACTCCAGAG agaatttttgaTGAACCACCACATTTTATGATCCCATCACGTACTCATCAAGAATATGACCCTGATAGAAGAAACGCAAATTATAGTGCGTCATCGTCTCATCATTACTCACAAAATAATCAGTATGCATATGAG CTACAAAATGGACAATCTAAGAATCAGAGCAAAGATGACACTATGTGTACAGAAACACGCAGCAACAGTGAGACTGTGGCCACTAACACTCTTGAAATATCCAAG GATTATGATGACAGACCAGTAGTACAACGACATAATGGGGATTACGATGAAAGGCGAGCTTACTCCGAATATGGTGAAAACGAAGTCTCTCGTATCTTTACACCAACACCATTACAACGTACACAATATACTGCCAATGAACTTGCAGAGGATAGAcgtaatgacaaaaataattctagCTATGATGAGAGAACAAGAGTAGAATACGAGGACTCCCCACAACTTCCGACACCGCAAGCAAGAAAAATAGCTTCTCATCATAATGAAAGG gAAGATATAGCTCAAGGTTGGGTGAGAcattcagaaaaagaaaaatgcagaACGCAATTTCATTATCATAGGCGGCCAGTAACGAGG aattcaaatatattatcagcTGTGCTATGTTTGGTCAAAGAGTTGGATTACCCAAGTTTAGAAGTGGTAGAAATGGCTGTTAGAAATCGAATGGATGAATTAGAAGAATGA